The Gracilimonas sp. genome includes a region encoding these proteins:
- the rplI gene encoding 50S ribosomal protein L9 encodes MKIILREDVEKLGQSGEVVDVKDGYGRNYLIPQGKAVMATKGAIQELERLKKEAARQAEFTVKEAKELAKQLEVTSLTIPVTTGEEDKIHGTVTNADIAAALEEREILVDKKDISLDQDVKALGEYTATVNLVGDLNPQVKFWVVKDE; translated from the coding sequence ATGAAAATCATACTTAGAGAAGACGTAGAAAAATTAGGACAGTCCGGCGAAGTTGTTGATGTAAAAGACGGTTACGGACGTAATTACCTGATTCCTCAAGGAAAAGCCGTTATGGCAACCAAAGGAGCGATTCAGGAACTTGAAAGACTGAAGAAAGAAGCAGCTCGTCAGGCTGAGTTTACCGTTAAGGAAGCTAAAGAACTGGCTAAGCAGCTGGAAGTAACTTCACTTACTATCCCTGTAACAACCGGTGAAGAAGACAAAATTCACGGAACCGTAACCAATGCTGACATTGCAGCGGCTCTGGAAGAGCGTGAAATTCTTGTTGACAAGAAAGACATCTCACTTGATCAGGATGTGAAAGCTCTTGGTGAATACACAGCCACCGTAAACCTTGTTGGAGATCTAAATCCTCAGGTTAAGTTCTGGGTTGTTAAAGACGAGTGA
- a CDS encoding cytochrome c biogenesis protein CcdA — translation MKSSQTLLMGIIIMMLSPFFIHAQIPDPVKFSVSEAPEEVLAGEVFEIKIDASIEGDWHLYSILNDKDAGPFPTEFSAKSPNFVITGDVLESEADIEFDPNFEAELGWHSSFASFTVPVAIKTNQTGSQNLDIEVFYQVCDDRVCLPPKSKSIIAGVTVTGISESPVEQAVYKEESGTAGGEIKESSLGGDGIFSFIWVAILAGFAALLTPCVFPMIPLTVSYFSKQEGSGKGIGGAVLFGIAIVITFTILGVLLAAIFGVSGAQNFASNPWVNLFIAFVLVAFAFSLLGMYELRLPHQLTNWLNRQSNESSGIAGILFMALTISAVSFSCTAPFVGGVFAATTGGEWFYPIIGMIGFSAAFASPFVILAIFPKWMESLPKSGSWMNIVKVLLGFIELAAAFKFLSNVDLVWEWGVVSRPLTIAAWIAIFLLTGLYLLGTYSLKHEQKPESISTGRMLLSIPFLLFSFYLIPGLLGSSLGIWDAFLPPKQATDVSLVASIGTTPGSGATTSADEGWSKDYEASREAAKEAGIPVFIDFTGYTCTNCRAMESNIFPLEEVVQRFDQMELVKLYTDGGPDGPENQMFQFELTGNVALPTYAIVDPESGRVITQSLGYSKKDEFVAFLDRGLQAFNNR, via the coding sequence ATGAAATCATCTCAAACACTATTAATGGGGATCATCATCATGATGTTATCCCCATTTTTTATTCACGCCCAAATCCCTGATCCTGTTAAATTCAGCGTTTCGGAAGCCCCGGAAGAAGTGCTGGCCGGTGAAGTTTTTGAGATAAAAATTGATGCCTCTATCGAAGGTGACTGGCACCTATATTCTATTCTAAACGACAAAGATGCCGGTCCTTTCCCAACTGAGTTTTCTGCTAAGTCACCCAATTTTGTAATCACCGGTGATGTTCTAGAGTCTGAGGCCGATATTGAATTCGATCCTAATTTCGAGGCTGAATTAGGTTGGCACAGCAGTTTCGCCAGTTTTACCGTTCCCGTTGCTATCAAAACCAATCAGACAGGATCACAGAATCTGGACATCGAAGTTTTTTACCAGGTATGTGATGACCGGGTCTGCCTTCCGCCCAAATCAAAATCGATTATTGCGGGAGTAACGGTAACCGGGATTTCAGAAAGTCCTGTTGAACAAGCTGTTTATAAAGAAGAGTCGGGTACAGCAGGCGGTGAAATAAAAGAATCATCGTTGGGTGGAGACGGGATTTTCTCTTTTATTTGGGTGGCTATTCTGGCCGGATTTGCAGCCTTGCTTACACCATGTGTCTTTCCCATGATTCCATTAACCGTTTCATATTTCTCTAAACAGGAAGGTTCAGGGAAGGGAATTGGAGGTGCTGTTTTATTCGGAATCGCTATTGTCATCACTTTTACGATTCTGGGTGTTTTGCTTGCGGCTATTTTCGGAGTATCGGGTGCTCAGAATTTTGCTTCCAATCCATGGGTGAACCTGTTTATTGCTTTTGTGTTGGTGGCTTTTGCCTTCAGTTTGTTGGGGATGTATGAACTGCGATTACCTCATCAGTTAACAAACTGGCTGAACCGGCAAAGTAATGAGAGCTCCGGAATAGCCGGTATATTATTTATGGCACTCACGATCAGCGCGGTTTCATTTTCATGTACTGCACCCTTTGTGGGCGGTGTGTTTGCTGCAACTACCGGAGGAGAATGGTTCTACCCCATCATTGGGATGATTGGGTTTTCAGCCGCATTTGCGAGCCCTTTTGTGATCCTGGCCATTTTCCCCAAATGGATGGAATCGTTACCCAAAAGCGGCTCATGGATGAATATTGTAAAAGTATTGCTGGGTTTTATAGAACTTGCTGCAGCTTTTAAATTCCTTTCCAATGTGGATTTGGTTTGGGAGTGGGGAGTTGTTTCCCGTCCGTTAACCATCGCCGCTTGGATTGCCATTTTCTTACTCACCGGTTTATACCTGCTGGGCACGTACTCGCTAAAGCATGAGCAAAAGCCTGAAAGTATTTCTACCGGAAGAATGCTGCTTTCGATTCCTTTTCTGCTGTTCAGTTTCTACTTAATTCCGGGACTGTTGGGTTCTTCACTGGGCATCTGGGATGCATTCCTTCCACCAAAACAAGCTACGGATGTAAGTTTAGTGGCATCAATCGGAACAACTCCGGGCTCGGGAGCTACTACCAGTGCGGATGAAGGCTGGTCAAAAGATTATGAAGCCTCCCGGGAGGCCGCAAAAGAAGCAGGGATACCTGTTTTCATCGACTTCACGGGTTATACCTGCACCAACTGCCGGGCTATGGAATCAAATATCTTTCCGCTGGAAGAAGTTGTACAACGCTTTGATCAAATGGAGCTGGTCAAGCTCTACACTGATGGCGGTCCGGATGGGCCGGAAAATCAGATGTTCCAGTTTGAGTTGACCGGAAACGTAGCCCTTCCAACTTACGCTATTGTTGATCCTGAATCGGGGCGGGTAATTACCCAAAGTTTAGGGTACAGTAAGAAAGATGAGTTTGTGGCATTTCTGGATCGCGGACTTCAGGCATTTAATAATCGCTGA
- the rpsR gene encoding 30S ribosomal protein S18, translating into MIKNPSHPKKGQRKVKQCKFTRAGVEYIDYKDVDTLQRFTNDQGKILPRRVTGTSAKHQRQLTTAVKRARFLALMPYVAENLR; encoded by the coding sequence ATGATTAAGAATCCATCACATCCAAAGAAAGGTCAACGTAAGGTAAAACAGTGCAAATTTACACGTGCCGGAGTTGAGTACATTGATTACAAAGACGTAGATACTCTCCAGCGTTTTACTAACGACCAGGGTAAAATTCTCCCTCGACGTGTTACCGGTACCAGTGCAAAGCACCAGCGACAGTTAACAACGGCCGTGAAAAGAGCTCGATTTTTAGCTCTTATGCCATACGTAGCTGAAAACCTTAGATAA
- the thiL gene encoding thiamine-phosphate kinase has product MSEEFQTIQSIGSKGLLEKISNYDAFKNEKVTQSIGDDAAVIKEDDGNLTLLSSDTYVEGVDFDPTYTPFNHLGYKILSAGVSDIYAMNGKPEAVLVNLAVPNRMSVQMVEDLYQGIYAAGKLHEVEVVGGDLKANHANLVVSISVYGKVDEEHITYRKGANEGDAICITGDLGGALAGLRILMREKKFWEEHGDESIQPELGDYQFVVKRQLVPEARKDLVDTLREKNFIPTSMIDITKGLVSEVNSVSEASDLGAYIYQAALPIAIETRQVADEMQEDVDHYALFGGEDLELMFTLSEEKVEEFVNHFNDFVVIGRMVPKEEGMKMQTAEGDVVSFDDLS; this is encoded by the coding sequence ATGTCTGAAGAATTTCAAACGATACAAAGCATTGGAAGCAAAGGGCTTCTTGAAAAGATTTCAAACTATGATGCTTTCAAAAACGAAAAGGTAACGCAATCTATTGGAGACGATGCTGCCGTAATTAAAGAAGATGACGGAAACCTGACCCTTCTTTCCAGCGATACCTACGTTGAGGGAGTAGATTTTGATCCTACTTACACTCCTTTTAATCACCTTGGCTATAAAATACTTTCGGCTGGCGTAAGTGACATCTATGCCATGAATGGCAAACCTGAGGCAGTTCTGGTGAATCTTGCCGTACCCAACCGAATGTCTGTCCAAATGGTTGAAGATTTATATCAGGGAATATATGCAGCCGGTAAGCTCCATGAAGTTGAAGTTGTTGGTGGCGACCTGAAAGCTAATCACGCCAACCTGGTGGTTTCCATTAGCGTTTATGGTAAAGTAGATGAAGAACACATCACATATCGTAAAGGTGCCAATGAAGGCGATGCCATTTGTATAACCGGGGATCTTGGTGGAGCACTTGCCGGACTTCGGATTCTAATGCGTGAAAAGAAATTCTGGGAAGAGCATGGCGATGAATCTATTCAGCCCGAGCTGGGAGATTATCAGTTTGTGGTTAAGAGACAACTGGTGCCGGAAGCAAGAAAAGATCTTGTGGATACGTTAAGAGAAAAGAACTTTATACCCACCTCAATGATCGATATCACCAAAGGGCTGGTTAGTGAAGTCAATTCTGTTTCCGAGGCATCTGATCTTGGAGCCTACATTTATCAGGCAGCATTGCCTATAGCAATCGAAACCCGTCAGGTAGCCGACGAAATGCAGGAAGACGTGGATCATTATGCGCTGTTTGGTGGGGAAGATCTGGAACTTATGTTCACTTTGTCGGAAGAGAAAGTGGAAGAGTTCGTTAATCATTTTAATGATTTTGTAGTAATAGGGCGCATGGTACCCAAAGAAGAGGGCATGAAAATGCAGACGGCAGAGGGCGACGTGGTCTCATTTGATGATTTGTCATAA
- a CDS encoding biopolymer transporter ExbD encodes MAHFKKKNAGSKQEVPTSAMPDVVFMLLFFFMVTTVLREVTLKVRVNLTQAENIEKIEQKRLLSYVYIGPERLPGNKLGEDKVQIDDAIVEDIGGIRTLMYDKLREQPKLIVSLRVDENSEFGLLTDVQEELKQASTFRINYSTRREP; translated from the coding sequence ATGGCTCATTTTAAAAAGAAGAATGCAGGCAGTAAGCAGGAAGTGCCAACTTCCGCCATGCCGGATGTTGTATTTATGTTACTCTTCTTCTTTATGGTAACCACCGTATTGAGAGAAGTGACATTAAAGGTTCGTGTTAATCTTACCCAGGCCGAAAACATTGAAAAGATTGAGCAAAAGCGACTTCTTTCCTATGTATATATCGGGCCGGAACGACTTCCGGGTAATAAACTTGGTGAAGATAAGGTTCAGATTGATGATGCTATCGTTGAAGATATTGGCGGAATAAGAACGCTGATGTACGACAAGCTTCGCGAACAGCCTAAATTAATTGTGTCTTTACGTGTGGATGAGAACTCCGAGTTCGGACTTCTCACCGACGTTCAGGAAGAATTGAAGCAGGCCAGCACGTTTCGTATAAACTACTCTACACGTCGCGAACCTTAA
- a CDS encoding biopolymer transporter ExbD yields the protein MLLKKRKRESAEINGSSMADIAFLLLIFFLVTTTINVDTGIGLVLPPPLEDDVEPPPIKERNLMNILVNQEGRIVMDEEFYQLGEVKARLIEFIKNPTQDPNLAETPDLAIVSIRTQRETPYRIYVDMLDEVMGAYKDLRDEASRANYGVPYGALEEDSPQQEQVKDMYPKKISIAEPNE from the coding sequence ATGCTACTTAAAAAAAGAAAAAGAGAAAGTGCGGAGATCAATGGATCTTCCATGGCCGATATCGCCTTTCTCTTGCTGATCTTCTTTCTGGTAACAACAACGATTAACGTTGATACCGGAATTGGGTTGGTGCTACCTCCACCATTGGAAGATGATGTGGAACCACCACCCATTAAAGAAAGAAACCTGATGAATATTCTTGTAAATCAGGAAGGACGAATTGTGATGGACGAAGAATTCTATCAACTTGGTGAAGTAAAAGCTCGGTTGATTGAGTTCATTAAGAATCCAACACAAGATCCGAATCTGGCTGAAACTCCCGACTTGGCGATTGTTTCTATCAGAACCCAACGCGAAACTCCTTACCGCATTTATGTTGATATGTTAGATGAGGTAATGGGCGCTTACAAGGATCTTAGAGACGAAGCTTCAAGGGCTAATTATGGTGTTCCATATGGCGCTCTCGAAGAAGACAGTCCTCAGCAAGAGCAGGTAAAGGATATGTATCCGAAGAAAATCTCAATAGCAGAACCTAACGAATAA
- the rpsF gene encoding 30S ribosomal protein S6 yields MSKNYYEFTYIINPVLEEDKFKETVDKVTNLIEKNGGEIDEVDEWGLRQFAYNIDKKGSGYYVNMYFTAPAEAIASVERQLRIDDDILRYLTLKYDAKMLRHRELQKKNEVPDIFAIEDEDESEEDDD; encoded by the coding sequence ATGAGCAAAAACTATTACGAGTTTACCTATATCATAAATCCTGTTCTCGAAGAGGATAAGTTCAAAGAAACCGTCGATAAAGTTACCAATCTGATCGAAAAGAACGGCGGAGAAATTGATGAAGTAGATGAGTGGGGCTTACGTCAGTTCGCATACAACATCGATAAAAAAGGCAGTGGTTATTATGTGAATATGTATTTCACAGCACCCGCTGAAGCTATTGCCAGCGTTGAACGTCAATTAAGAATCGATGATGACATTCTTCGATACCTAACGCTGAAATATGACGCCAAAATGCTACGTCACCGTGAACTTCAAAAGAAAAATGAAGTGCCGGATATCTTCGCGATTGAAGATGAAGACGAATCGGAAGAAGACGACGATTAA
- a CDS encoding TonB-dependent receptor, giving the protein MKTHIISALVCFALSFSYNLKAQDAGTITGTVVDAESGETLIGVNVVLQGTTIGTSTNLDGQYTIKNIEPGSYTLEVSYISFQKQIITGVEVNSGEVTKLDITLQPETEKLEDVIITAEAILDNEAGLLRQRQKAISFSDAISAESISSSGSGDAAGALKKVVGASVVDGKYVFIRGLGDRYTSTHLNGSELPSADPNRKSFQLDIFPSNLLENIVTLKTFTPDKPGNFSGGLVDIATKDFPEQFSFQASASTGFNTKSTFTDLVIGDPSSTDYLGFDGGRRGVPQEVRDFIKSGQEFPTLRDTRNDPEAAETLDRLSNAFNNEFRPREQYGVMDQSYGISIGNQVPFLGNDLGYTASFSYSQGYSGYDDGVVSRYDLVGNFDDSEQLFRRLDVTDIKGQRNVDWGGMATLSYRLSDAHKVSARFLRTQSGTGEGRYLEGFQYDIPNALFQTRVVQYTERSLSSFQLSGKSYFENFLKTTIEWKAASATNIQDEPDLRYFTTQVDTFPSGAILHSSPTNNFQRPGRFYRNLEESNRSVGVDVTIPFNSFNGVAGNIKFGGNLVDVDRDFREQRFDFYTDTQNFTLNDVEGNVDAFFDSLGILGYSNSGRPEFGNYVQNASTPRSNYDATRTVSAAYLMTELPVTDWFRLIGGVRLEQADIEVVSQDTSLAVGSISNTDYLPSINGILSLTDNMNIRAAYTKTVARPTFRELAPYITFDFVGGLLFQGNENLKRTLITNYDLRWELFTGPGEILAVSGFYKELKNPLERVIRTDIGNDALSIQNVEEGRVYGLELEVRKNLGFLTENLRHFSLATNYTLVRSYVDIPELELLVIRNAKPDAEDTRELQGQSPFLFNFDLGYSNPDIEFNSSVSYNYFGDRLGIISEGATPDIYERGYGSLNFTANKTIADHFELSFKVSNILDPYIIQSQSFNGDEYFYQRYKRGRTFSLGIKYKI; this is encoded by the coding sequence GTGAAAACACACATAATATCAGCACTCGTTTGTTTTGCGCTTTCTTTTTCGTATAACCTAAAAGCGCAGGATGCAGGTACCATCACCGGTACCGTTGTAGATGCCGAAAGCGGCGAAACTCTTATCGGAGTTAATGTAGTACTTCAGGGAACTACTATAGGTACTTCCACAAATCTTGATGGCCAATATACCATCAAGAATATTGAACCGGGCAGTTATACCCTTGAAGTCAGTTACATTTCTTTTCAAAAACAAATCATAACCGGCGTAGAGGTAAATTCCGGCGAAGTAACCAAGCTGGATATTACCCTACAACCCGAAACCGAAAAGCTCGAGGACGTAATTATTACGGCCGAAGCTATTTTGGATAATGAAGCCGGGTTGCTCAGGCAGCGTCAAAAAGCCATTTCATTCAGCGATGCTATTTCTGCTGAAAGTATCTCCAGCAGCGGTAGCGGAGATGCAGCCGGAGCCCTAAAGAAAGTTGTTGGGGCTTCTGTAGTGGATGGTAAATATGTATTCATCCGGGGATTGGGAGACCGATACACCAGTACCCACCTGAACGGATCAGAACTACCTTCAGCAGATCCTAACAGGAAATCTTTTCAGCTCGACATTTTTCCAAGCAATCTTCTGGAGAACATCGTAACCCTGAAAACCTTTACTCCGGACAAACCGGGTAACTTCAGCGGGGGGTTAGTAGATATTGCAACCAAAGATTTTCCAGAGCAATTCTCATTCCAGGCTTCTGCCTCAACAGGGTTCAATACCAAATCTACGTTCACAGACCTTGTAATAGGAGATCCAAGCAGTACCGATTATTTGGGTTTTGACGGAGGGAGAAGAGGAGTCCCTCAGGAAGTCCGTGACTTTATAAAAAGCGGACAAGAATTTCCAACCCTGCGTGATACCCGCAATGATCCGGAAGCTGCAGAAACACTCGATCGTTTATCAAATGCTTTCAACAACGAGTTTCGTCCCCGTGAGCAGTATGGGGTGATGGACCAGAGTTATGGTATTTCCATCGGGAATCAGGTTCCATTTTTAGGGAACGACCTGGGATACACGGCCAGCTTTTCATACAGCCAGGGGTATTCCGGTTACGATGACGGAGTGGTATCAAGATACGACCTGGTTGGTAATTTCGACGATTCTGAGCAGCTGTTTCGCCGGCTTGATGTGACTGACATCAAAGGCCAGCGCAACGTGGACTGGGGTGGAATGGCAACACTATCGTATCGACTGTCTGATGCGCATAAAGTTTCCGCACGTTTCCTGAGAACTCAAAGCGGTACCGGCGAAGGTCGCTATTTAGAAGGTTTTCAGTACGACATCCCCAATGCTCTTTTCCAAACTCGCGTGGTTCAATATACGGAGCGAAGTCTGTCTTCATTTCAGTTAAGCGGTAAGAGCTATTTCGAGAATTTTCTCAAAACTACCATAGAGTGGAAAGCCGCAAGTGCAACCAATATTCAGGATGAACCTGATTTGCGTTACTTCACCACGCAGGTGGATACTTTTCCATCAGGGGCAATTCTCCATTCAAGCCCAACCAATAACTTCCAGCGACCCGGACGTTTTTACCGGAACCTGGAAGAGTCGAACCGTTCAGTTGGTGTGGATGTAACCATTCCTTTTAATTCCTTTAACGGAGTGGCAGGTAACATCAAGTTTGGTGGTAACCTTGTTGATGTTGATCGTGATTTCAGAGAACAACGATTTGACTTCTATACCGACACACAGAACTTCACCCTGAACGATGTGGAAGGGAATGTGGATGCGTTTTTTGATTCACTGGGAATCTTAGGATACAGCAACAGTGGCCGGCCGGAGTTTGGAAACTATGTACAGAATGCTTCAACCCCCAGAAGTAATTATGACGCCACACGAACCGTTTCTGCTGCTTATCTAATGACCGAATTGCCCGTTACCGATTGGTTCAGGCTAATTGGGGGAGTGCGGCTTGAACAGGCTGATATTGAAGTGGTAAGCCAGGATACATCGCTTGCGGTTGGTTCAATCTCCAATACCGATTATCTGCCTTCCATTAATGGTATTCTCAGCCTCACCGATAATATGAATATCCGTGCAGCATATACCAAAACGGTAGCTCGGCCTACATTCAGGGAGCTCGCACCTTATATCACCTTCGACTTTGTAGGGGGATTATTATTTCAGGGGAATGAAAACCTGAAGCGCACGCTGATTACCAATTATGATCTTCGCTGGGAATTATTCACCGGTCCGGGTGAAATACTGGCTGTAAGCGGGTTCTATAAAGAACTGAAAAATCCTTTAGAGCGGGTAATCAGAACGGATATCGGGAATGACGCACTCTCCATTCAAAATGTAGAAGAAGGGCGTGTGTATGGGCTCGAACTAGAAGTCCGCAAAAATCTGGGCTTCCTTACAGAGAATCTGCGGCACTTTTCATTAGCTACCAACTATACGCTGGTACGCTCTTATGTGGACATTCCTGAATTAGAACTGCTTGTTATTCGAAATGCAAAACCTGATGCAGAAGATACCAGGGAACTGCAGGGCCAATCTCCTTTCCTCTTCAATTTTGATTTGGGGTACTCGAACCCTGACATCGAATTCAACTCCTCGGTGAGTTACAACTACTTTGGAGACCGATTGGGGATTATCTCTGAGGGTGCCACCCCCGATATCTATGAACGAGGATATGGCTCTCTCAATTTCACCGCAAACAAAACCATTGCTGATCATTTCGAGCTCAGCTTTAAGGTGAGCAATATTCTGGACCCGTATATCATTCAGTCACAATCTTTTAATGGTGACGAATATTTCTATCAGCGATATAAGCGTGGACGTACATTTTCTCTGGGCATTAAATACAAGATTTAA
- the ftsH gene encoding ATP-dependent zinc metalloprotease FtsH yields the protein MAQKDQNQKKSVKPDGKKGGNSPKFPTWSIFVLFFVLLLAQVLFFSPDTGNRIKYSKFLEHVENGYVSEITITNGVDVTGVYSDKAISDGIINRPAQEDSNNLPFSTENVEDFKKFRTTMLRGDEIRPVLDSNAVEYDVRIEEDWFSGIFVWLIPIALLIVIWIFIFRKMNPGQQVLNIGKNKASLYDQQKETKVTFEDVAGLQEAKAEVEEVVEFLKNPQKFTKLGGVLPKGVLLVGPPGTGKTLLAKATAGEASVPFFSLSGSDFVEMFVGVGAARVRDLFKQAKEKAPCIIFIDEIDSIGRTRGRGMAMGSNDERENTLNQLLSEMDGFNSDKGVILMAATNRPDILDSALLRPGRFDRQIMIDKPDLNGRVEILRVHTKKLKLSDNIDLRVLASQTPGFAGADLANLCNEAALLAARREKNSIEMEDFQDSIEKVIAGLERKNKLISPDERKIVAYHEAGHAVVGWFLEHTDPVLKVSIVPRGLAALGYTLQTPLEERFLMTTEELNDKICALLGGRVAEEIIFGRISTGAQNDLERITTMAFAMVAEYGMSEKLGYISLKDSQNPENSYGFNKKYSEQTSEQIDKEVRKIIDLNHDRTIELLKKHKDELEKLAEALLEREVLDHHALRDLLGDRPHGKYPDGIFEPRSDSKKNGVQKEDEEKSDVADAEIVESEDTQEAKEETKNDTEDSKA from the coding sequence ATGGCGCAAAAAGACCAAAATCAAAAAAAATCAGTAAAGCCAGACGGCAAAAAAGGCGGTAACTCCCCTAAATTTCCTACCTGGAGCATATTTGTATTATTCTTCGTACTTCTACTTGCACAAGTACTTTTCTTTTCTCCCGACACCGGAAACAGAATTAAATACAGCAAGTTTCTCGAACATGTTGAAAATGGATATGTAAGTGAAATAACAATCACCAATGGAGTGGATGTAACCGGGGTCTATTCTGATAAAGCCATTTCCGATGGAATTATAAATCGCCCGGCACAGGAAGACAGCAACAATCTCCCGTTTTCTACAGAAAATGTTGAAGATTTTAAAAAATTCAGAACCACTATGCTGCGCGGGGATGAAATTCGTCCCGTACTGGATTCCAACGCTGTTGAGTATGACGTTCGGATTGAAGAAGATTGGTTCAGCGGTATTTTCGTTTGGCTGATCCCAATTGCGCTATTGATTGTAATCTGGATATTCATTTTCAGAAAAATGAATCCCGGGCAGCAAGTTCTCAATATTGGAAAGAATAAAGCCTCTCTCTACGATCAGCAAAAAGAAACCAAAGTTACTTTTGAAGATGTGGCAGGACTTCAGGAAGCCAAAGCCGAAGTTGAAGAGGTTGTAGAATTCCTGAAAAACCCACAGAAGTTTACCAAGCTTGGTGGGGTGCTACCTAAGGGCGTCCTGTTGGTGGGCCCTCCGGGAACCGGTAAAACATTGCTTGCCAAAGCAACAGCTGGAGAGGCCAGCGTGCCATTCTTTAGCTTAAGTGGTTCAGACTTCGTAGAAATGTTTGTAGGAGTGGGTGCAGCCCGAGTTCGTGACTTGTTCAAGCAAGCCAAGGAAAAAGCGCCATGTATTATATTTATTGATGAAATTGATTCCATTGGTCGTACCCGTGGAAGAGGAATGGCAATGGGTTCAAATGATGAGCGGGAGAACACGTTGAATCAGCTGCTCAGTGAAATGGATGGATTTAACTCTGACAAAGGGGTGATCCTGATGGCGGCCACCAACCGCCCGGATATTCTTGATTCAGCCTTGTTACGCCCGGGGCGTTTTGATCGTCAGATTATGATTGACAAGCCTGACTTAAACGGACGAGTTGAAATCCTGAGGGTTCACACCAAAAAATTAAAACTCTCGGATAACATTGACTTGAGAGTGTTAGCATCTCAAACTCCCGGTTTTGCCGGTGCCGATTTGGCCAACCTCTGTAACGAAGCTGCCCTGTTGGCAGCCCGACGTGAGAAGAACAGCATTGAGATGGAAGACTTCCAGGATTCTATTGAGAAGGTAATTGCCGGACTGGAGCGTAAGAATAAGTTGATTAGTCCGGACGAACGAAAAATTGTGGCATATCACGAGGCCGGCCATGCTGTTGTGGGCTGGTTCCTGGAGCATACCGACCCGGTGTTGAAAGTAAGTATTGTTCCACGTGGCTTAGCCGCGTTGGGTTATACTTTACAAACTCCGCTTGAAGAACGCTTCCTCATGACAACCGAGGAATTGAACGACAAAATCTGTGCGCTGCTTGGTGGGCGAGTAGCTGAGGAAATCATCTTTGGCCGAATTTCTACCGGTGCACAAAACGACCTTGAGCGTATCACAACGATGGCGTTTGCTATGGTTGCCGAATACGGTATGAGTGAGAAGCTTGGTTATATTTCTCTGAAAGATTCACAGAACCCGGAGAACAGCTACGGATTCAATAAAAAGTATTCAGAGCAGACCAGTGAGCAAATCGATAAAGAAGTGCGTAAGATTATTGACCTTAATCATGACCGAACTATCGAGTTGCTCAAGAAGCATAAGGATGAGCTCGAAAAACTGGCTGAAGCACTTCTTGAAAGAGAAGTTCTTGACCACCACGCCCTGAGGGACCTGCTGGGTGATCGTCCGCACGGAAAATATCCGGATGGAATTTTCGAGCCACGCTCTGATTCCAAGAAAAATGGAGTTCAGAAAGAAGACGAAGAAAAATCTGATGTGGCTGATGCTGAGATAGTTGAATCTGAGGATACTCAAGAGGCAAAAGAAGAGACAAAAAACGACACAGAAGATTCCAAGGCCTGA
- a CDS encoding MotA/TolQ/ExbB proton channel family protein, whose protein sequence is MISSIALFLLQAPADEGFFNVVVAKFNEGNEGGWMWPVLVTLILGLAIFLERIITLNLADINTRKFIVNVQEALQDGGIEAAEELCAQTRGPVASVFQAGLMRSHEGIEAAEKAISAYGSIEMSFLERGLVWLSLFIAIAPLFGFLGTVVGMIEAFDDIEAAADISPSIVAGGIKTALLTTAGGLIAGIILQIGYNYCVSKIDRLIAEMEESSITLIDSIIMLNEGKDLVPPSTSDTDA, encoded by the coding sequence ATGATATCGTCGATTGCTCTTTTTCTCTTACAAGCCCCTGCTGACGAAGGGTTTTTTAATGTCGTAGTAGCAAAATTTAACGAAGGTAATGAAGGTGGATGGATGTGGCCCGTACTGGTTACATTGATCCTCGGTCTCGCCATTTTTCTTGAGCGGATCATTACTCTCAACCTTGCTGACATCAACACACGTAAATTTATCGTTAACGTACAAGAAGCTCTTCAAGACGGTGGTATCGAAGCTGCTGAAGAACTTTGTGCACAAACCCGAGGTCCTGTAGCGTCAGTTTTTCAAGCTGGTTTAATGCGTTCTCACGAAGGTATTGAAGCCGCCGAAAAAGCAATTTCAGCCTACGGCTCTATTGAAATGAGCTTCCTCGAGCGCGGCCTTGTATGGTTATCACTTTTCATTGCAATTGCTCCGCTATTCGGATTCCTTGGTACCGTAGTAGGTATGATTGAGGCTTTCGATGATATTGAAGCTGCAGCTGATATTTCACCAAGTATTGTTGCCGGTGGTATTAAGACAGCTCTTTTGACAACCGCCGGAGGTTTGATTGCGGGTATTATTCTTCAAATTGGATACAACTATTGCGTGTCTAAAATTGACCGACTGATTGCAGAAATGGAAGAAAGTTCAATCACCCTGATTGACTCCATTATTATGCTGAATGAAGGAAAAGATTTAGTTCCTCCATCTACCAGCGACACTGACGCATAA